A genomic segment from Chitinophaga flava encodes:
- a CDS encoding single-stranded DNA-binding protein codes for MIKLQLIGHLGRDVVRKEVNGNVVLNFPVAVNERFRNHAGVLEERTTWVDCSLWNREGLAPYLNQGVLVFVEGAPKSEGYITKNNNPAGALRLRVFQLQLLSRKDDEKRRTIMPEVPAVPEQELVEEQPADDLPF; via the coding sequence ATGATCAAACTTCAGTTAATCGGCCATTTGGGCCGGGATGTAGTCAGGAAGGAAGTGAACGGCAATGTGGTACTTAATTTTCCGGTGGCGGTGAATGAGCGTTTTAGGAACCATGCCGGCGTCCTGGAAGAACGGACCACTTGGGTGGACTGCTCTTTGTGGAACAGGGAAGGACTGGCGCCTTATCTGAATCAGGGTGTGCTGGTATTTGTGGAAGGAGCGCCTAAATCGGAAGGTTACATCACTAAAAACAACAATCCTGCGGGAGCGCTCCGGCTCCGGGTTTTCCAGCTGCAGCTGCTTAGCCGTAAGGATGATGAAAAACGCCGCACGATCATGCCTGAAGTTCCGGCTGTTCCCGAGCAGGAGCTTGTGGAAGAACAACCCGCCGACGATCTGCCCTTCTAA
- a CDS encoding TonB-dependent receptor produces the protein MKQLMLLVLLSIAGTLQAQSLLTGTVTSKTNGKPLEGVTISINQTGTLTDQKGHYSIHLPKKGNYTLQVSYIGYKSYSTILQASNSTQVADIVLEETGLLVKPVEISSLRAGKNAPFVNSTLSAADIKKANLGQDLPILLDQQPGVVTSSDAGTGIGYTGLRVRGSDITRINVTVNGIPVNDAESQGTFFVNMPDFASSVSSIELQRGVGTSTNGAAAFGATLNLSTNEFREKAYGEINSSFGSFNSWKNTVKVGSGLINDHFTIDARLSKITSDGYIDRATSDLRSFYTSTAYISKKTALRLNIFSGKEKTYQAWNGVPKAFLDSARTYNSAGTTKPGTPYNNETDNYQQDHYQLFLNQEINSSLNFNVALHLTRGRGYYEQYRANSAFSDYGLPPFEINGTKVTNTDLVRQLWLDNYFYGSVFSVNRTGNKFNWSLGGGWNRYTGDHYGKVIWAQTGIDKDHEYYRYPADKNDFNIYWKGEYKITEALRLFADLQYRNIAYNMNGFEAAPEYMAHVYYNFFNPKAGISYLLSPASRVFASIAVAHKEPNRVDFESNNGVTPPKPEVLRDLEAGYSWSNSIASFQANVYYMNYKNQLVQTGMLNDVGAYVRTNIPKSYRAGVEVSGTVKLSNIFSIAANAAFSQNKVLDYNAISYDSNEVAHTETYKKTNISFSPSFVGGYTLTARPLKGLTVDLIGKYVSRQYLDNTSSKDASLNPYYVSNLRFNYVVPQPLFRELGLQLMLNNIFNKKYEPNGSTYSAYDLKQNKVVYDTYYYPMAGFNCFVGVSVGF, from the coding sequence ATGAAACAGCTTATGTTGCTGGTGCTGCTGTCTATAGCAGGCACTTTACAGGCACAATCCCTGTTGACGGGTACCGTTACCAGTAAAACCAATGGTAAACCGCTGGAAGGTGTTACCATCTCTATCAACCAAACAGGCACCTTAACAGATCAAAAAGGCCATTACAGCATTCATCTTCCTAAAAAAGGAAATTATACGCTTCAGGTAAGTTATATCGGTTACAAATCCTATAGCACCATCCTGCAGGCTTCCAACAGCACACAGGTGGCAGATATTGTACTGGAAGAAACCGGCCTTCTTGTAAAACCGGTAGAAATCAGCAGTCTCCGTGCGGGTAAAAACGCTCCGTTTGTAAACAGCACCTTATCTGCCGCAGATATTAAAAAAGCCAACCTCGGACAAGACCTGCCCATACTACTCGACCAGCAACCCGGCGTAGTCACCAGTTCCGACGCCGGTACCGGTATCGGCTATACGGGCTTGCGCGTACGTGGCTCCGACATCACCCGCATCAACGTTACCGTCAATGGTATTCCTGTCAACGATGCAGAATCTCAAGGCACTTTCTTTGTGAACATGCCTGATTTTGCCTCCTCCGTGAGCAGCATAGAACTGCAGCGCGGTGTAGGTACTTCCACCAACGGAGCCGCCGCATTTGGAGCCACACTCAATCTCAGCACCAACGAATTCCGCGAGAAAGCATATGGTGAAATCAACAGCAGCTTCGGCTCCTTCAATAGCTGGAAAAACACTGTCAAAGTAGGTTCCGGCCTTATCAACGACCACTTCACCATCGATGCCCGCCTGTCTAAAATCACCTCCGACGGATATATAGACCGTGCTACCTCTGACCTGCGCTCTTTCTATACTTCCACCGCCTACATCTCCAAAAAAACAGCGCTGCGCCTCAACATCTTCTCCGGCAAAGAAAAAACATACCAGGCATGGAACGGCGTACCCAAAGCATTCCTGGACTCTGCCAGAACCTACAACTCCGCCGGCACCACCAAACCCGGCACTCCCTACAACAATGAAACTGACAACTACCAACAAGACCACTATCAACTGTTTCTCAATCAGGAAATAAATTCCAGTCTCAATTTCAATGTAGCCCTGCACCTCACCCGTGGCCGCGGCTACTACGAACAATACAGAGCCAACAGTGCATTCTCTGATTACGGCCTGCCTCCCTTCGAAATCAATGGCACCAAAGTAACCAACACCGATCTGGTACGTCAGCTCTGGCTCGACAACTACTTCTATGGCAGCGTCTTCTCGGTAAACCGTACCGGCAACAAATTCAACTGGAGCCTCGGCGGCGGCTGGAACCGCTATACCGGCGATCACTATGGTAAAGTCATCTGGGCCCAAACAGGCATCGACAAAGATCATGAATACTATCGCTACCCCGCTGATAAAAACGACTTCAACATCTACTGGAAAGGAGAATATAAAATCACTGAAGCCCTGCGCCTCTTCGCCGATCTGCAATACCGCAACATCGCCTACAATATGAACGGTTTTGAAGCTGCCCCGGAATATATGGCGCATGTCTACTATAACTTCTTTAATCCTAAGGCTGGTATCTCTTACCTGCTCAGTCCCGCCAGCCGGGTGTTTGCCTCCATCGCCGTGGCACATAAAGAACCCAATCGTGTTGACTTCGAATCCAACAACGGCGTAACACCGCCTAAACCCGAAGTACTCCGCGACCTCGAAGCCGGTTACTCCTGGAGCAACAGCATCGCCTCCTTCCAGGCCAACGTATACTACATGAACTATAAAAACCAGCTCGTACAAACCGGTATGCTCAACGATGTAGGCGCTTATGTTCGTACCAATATTCCTAAGAGTTATCGTGCAGGCGTTGAAGTGAGTGGTACCGTTAAACTGAGTAATATTTTCTCCATCGCCGCCAACGCAGCTTTCAGCCAGAATAAAGTACTGGACTATAATGCCATTTCCTACGATAGCAACGAGGTAGCTCACACTGAAACGTATAAGAAAACAAACATCTCCTTCTCCCCTTCTTTTGTAGGTGGATATACGCTGACTGCCCGTCCGCTGAAAGGCCTCACCGTAGACCTGATCGGAAAATATGTCAGCCGTCAATACCTGGATAACACTTCCAGCAAGGATGCTAGTCTTAATCCTTATTACGTAAGCAACCTGCGTTTCAACTACGTAGTACCGCAACCGTTATTCCGCGAACTGGGACTGCAACTTATGCTCAACAACATCTTCAATAAAAAATATGAACCCAACGGAAGCACCTACAGTGCTTATGATCTGAAGCAGAACAAGGTAGTATATGATACTTACTACTACCCTATGGCAGGGTTTAATTGTTTTGTGGGAGTGAGTGTAGGGTTTTAA
- a CDS encoding DUF6443 domain-containing protein — MSKVHAQVPLPYNSTSKINYVRTLEPSFPTTDPAAVTAPGRPVSDVKQATKYFDGLGRLLQTVEKGMSGDSKDIVTPVLYDEFGLEQFKYLPYVPTGGNMSDGKFKLDPFGAQQIFYKDPSLNPTLKDEGIYYHQTEFEPSPLNRTIKVYAPGSSWGKTMGNKPVGQQYLMNTAADSVRIWTIADNADLPVTAAIFDAGQLYKNVTTNEHNVQTVEYKDKEGRMVLKKVQLHSSALLGTAHMGWLCTYYVYDNLNRLRFVISPMGVSKITSSWNVTTVAEEFCFRYRYDTKSRMIFKKVPGAKPVEMVYDQRNRLVFTRDGNMNADNVKNWLVTFYDELNRPVQTALYHSAASRETLQGAMNTVVNATGNTNYKFPGIADLVVAAKDRDIYKAINSIAFESGFDTGENGVMDAYIDGNLNEGIANIVVNNPLPDIDPASLTPLTYTFYDHYDFPGSQPILTTDLGKPVAGNNPYSEPSVVSDVTTGLVTGTKARILGTDRWQTSTIYYNSKGRVVQTVTDNIANGKDITSNLYDFNGKLLSTYGRHKNPMSSITPEVRILTMMDYDQAGRVLAIRKQINDAGALKTIVQHTYNALGQLTQKQLGDNLDVLTYDYNIRGWLLGMNRDFVKSSGNTPFFGFELGYDKPTSVISGATFAGQQYSGNVSGTIWRSKGDNICRKYDFSYDLVNRLSAADFNQQNSGSSGWSKDQADFSVSNLSYDASGNILTMRQKGISGGAPTTIDDLRYDYKNGSTNKLNFVTDGIFNPQSTLGDFKENQQADTQDYWYDDNGNMTRDENKNIGAITYNHLNLPEAITMTGKGNIRYYYNALGKKVRKVVQDNSGSSSITTTTDYINGFVYKDNVLQFTGHEEGRIRAVTSQNAPVAFVYDYFEKDHLGNVRIVLTEQNTNAIYAATMETATAPKESALFSNLDDTRVPKPVGFAAGDSKENKFVAKLNAQGSSKKIGPSIVLRVMAGDTVQIGAKAFYKSTDPANKKENPVQAESIVTDLIAAFGGTAIADATHGGPATSSQSPFNTNFYNNDYQRLKDKDPDHNTTGRPKAYLNFVLFDDQFKLVEQSSGVKQVKAEPDQVQTLSQDKMPIAKTGFLYVYTSNESPQDVFFDDVVVAHASSPLLEETHYYPFGLTMAGISSSAQVGTNYPENRFKYNGNALQSKEFIDGTGLELYDFNARSLDHQIGRFWQTDPLMELHLNYTPYNFALNNPILFADPLGLDTTRGTTIPESPKDGDVLAIPGRNGGESFYSYSNNGGWVGTGMNGGTLNEVTVGVSSTYSNYFNAKVYYGSISDGEGIGAQDMINFGVSTLGLGINMFQTRMNNDLKTLIRGGLRTPAARGTRTALVRSLKSLDKVGKRLGWVGAGLTAVNLANKYVMDGEGLTRKDLFDAAISVTLAVVSISNPIGLVGLGVYGFLDATGALDNIKAYVGIDDTVVLPSKPEYTLHNLLQ, encoded by the coding sequence ATGAGCAAAGTACATGCACAGGTGCCATTACCATATAACAGCACCAGTAAGATCAATTATGTCCGTACCTTGGAACCTTCTTTTCCAACTACAGATCCGGCTGCAGTAACAGCACCGGGCCGGCCGGTTTCAGATGTCAAACAAGCCACAAAATATTTTGATGGACTTGGGCGCCTGTTACAAACAGTAGAAAAAGGTATGAGTGGAGATAGCAAAGACATAGTCACTCCAGTTTTGTATGATGAATTCGGATTGGAACAATTCAAATATCTACCCTATGTGCCCACAGGCGGAAATATGAGCGATGGGAAATTTAAACTGGATCCTTTTGGTGCACAACAGATATTTTATAAAGACCCATCCCTCAATCCTACTTTAAAGGATGAAGGTATTTATTATCATCAAACTGAATTTGAACCATCGCCCTTAAACAGAACAATAAAGGTGTATGCCCCAGGCAGCAGTTGGGGAAAAACGATGGGGAACAAGCCTGTTGGCCAGCAGTACCTGATGAATACAGCCGCGGATTCTGTTCGTATCTGGACCATTGCGGATAATGCAGATTTGCCTGTAACAGCAGCCATTTTTGATGCAGGACAATTATATAAGAATGTAACAACGAATGAACATAATGTTCAAACGGTCGAATATAAAGATAAAGAGGGGAGGATGGTGCTGAAAAAAGTGCAGCTTCATAGCAGCGCCTTACTGGGAACTGCGCATATGGGTTGGCTTTGCACTTATTACGTGTATGATAACCTCAACCGTCTCCGGTTTGTTATTTCTCCTATGGGCGTTTCGAAAATTACAAGCAGCTGGAATGTAACAACAGTAGCGGAGGAATTTTGTTTTCGGTACCGTTATGATACCAAAAGCCGGATGATCTTTAAAAAAGTACCGGGAGCTAAACCGGTTGAAATGGTTTATGATCAGCGGAATAGACTGGTTTTCACAAGGGATGGTAATATGAATGCCGATAATGTTAAAAACTGGCTGGTGACATTTTATGATGAGCTGAACAGACCGGTGCAAACAGCTTTATATCATTCTGCAGCTTCCAGGGAGACTTTACAGGGCGCGATGAATACTGTAGTGAATGCAACCGGAAATACAAATTATAAATTTCCAGGAATTGCGGATCTGGTAGTAGCGGCAAAGGATAGAGATATTTACAAAGCAATCAACAGTATTGCATTTGAAAGCGGATTTGATACTGGAGAGAATGGAGTAATGGATGCTTATATAGATGGTAACTTAAATGAGGGAATTGCGAATATCGTTGTTAACAATCCCCTCCCAGATATCGATCCGGCTTCGCTGACACCACTTACCTACACCTTTTACGATCATTACGATTTTCCGGGTAGCCAGCCTATACTGACTACAGATCTGGGTAAGCCGGTGGCTGGCAACAATCCATATAGCGAACCTTCTGTAGTAAGTGACGTGACGACCGGTTTGGTGACAGGTACTAAGGCGAGGATACTGGGAACTGACCGCTGGCAAACCAGTACCATTTACTATAACAGCAAGGGCCGAGTCGTTCAGACAGTCACGGATAATATCGCGAATGGGAAGGATATAACCTCCAATTTGTATGATTTCAATGGAAAACTGCTTAGTACTTATGGGCGCCACAAGAACCCCATGAGTAGTATCACACCGGAGGTCCGGATTCTAACAATGATGGACTATGATCAGGCTGGCCGTGTATTGGCTATCCGTAAGCAGATCAATGATGCAGGTGCACTTAAAACAATTGTTCAACATACCTACAATGCACTCGGACAATTAACCCAAAAACAATTAGGTGACAACCTGGATGTATTGACCTATGATTATAATATCAGAGGATGGTTGCTGGGAATGAACCGTGATTTTGTGAAATCATCTGGAAATACACCATTTTTTGGTTTTGAGTTGGGATATGATAAACCCACATCAGTTATTTCGGGAGCTACTTTTGCCGGGCAACAATATAGTGGCAATGTTTCCGGTACGATCTGGCGCAGTAAAGGTGATAATATTTGCCGTAAGTATGATTTTTCATATGATCTCGTAAACAGGTTGTCAGCTGCCGATTTTAATCAGCAAAATTCCGGTAGCTCTGGTTGGTCAAAAGACCAGGCAGACTTCAGTGTGAGCAACCTGAGTTATGATGCCAGTGGAAACATTCTTACTATGAGGCAGAAAGGTATTAGTGGCGGTGCCCCAACAACAATTGATGATTTGCGATATGATTATAAAAATGGGTCTACCAATAAACTGAACTTCGTAACGGATGGTATCTTTAATCCTCAGAGTACGCTAGGTGATTTTAAGGAAAACCAGCAGGCAGATACCCAAGACTACTGGTACGACGACAACGGTAATATGACCAGGGATGAAAATAAAAACATTGGTGCTATTACTTATAATCACCTGAATCTGCCAGAAGCAATCACGATGACAGGTAAGGGAAACATCCGGTATTATTATAACGCCCTGGGTAAAAAAGTGCGCAAAGTGGTACAGGACAATTCAGGATCTTCTTCCATCACCACTACTACAGATTATATCAATGGTTTTGTGTATAAAGATAATGTTCTTCAATTCACTGGACATGAGGAAGGCCGTATCCGCGCGGTAACCAGCCAGAATGCTCCAGTTGCTTTTGTGTATGATTATTTTGAGAAAGATCATCTGGGCAATGTACGGATTGTGTTAACAGAGCAAAATACTAATGCCATCTATGCTGCTACGATGGAAACGGCTACCGCTCCTAAGGAGTCAGCACTCTTCAGTAATCTGGATGACACTCGTGTGCCTAAACCGGTTGGCTTTGCAGCAGGAGATAGTAAGGAAAATAAATTTGTGGCTAAATTGAATGCGCAGGGAAGTTCAAAGAAGATAGGACCTTCTATCGTGCTGCGAGTAATGGCTGGAGATACTGTGCAAATTGGTGCGAAAGCTTTCTATAAATCTACTGATCCTGCGAATAAAAAAGAAAATCCAGTTCAGGCAGAGAGCATAGTGACTGATCTGATAGCTGCTTTTGGTGGAACAGCAATAGCAGATGCTACCCACGGTGGTCCTGCGACTTCGTCTCAGTCTCCTTTTAATACCAATTTCTACAATAATGATTATCAACGATTGAAGGATAAAGATCCGGATCACAACACCACCGGAAGACCTAAAGCCTATCTTAATTTTGTATTATTTGATGATCAATTTAAATTAGTTGAACAGAGTAGCGGGGTAAAGCAAGTAAAGGCTGAACCGGACCAGGTACAGACACTTTCCCAGGATAAAATGCCTATTGCTAAAACTGGTTTCTTATATGTATATACCAGCAATGAAAGTCCACAGGATGTGTTCTTTGATGATGTCGTCGTGGCACATGCAAGCAGCCCGTTGTTGGAGGAGACACATTATTATCCGTTTGGGTTGACGATGGCAGGGATTAGTTCAAGTGCGCAGGTAGGCACAAATTACCCGGAGAATAGGTTCAAGTATAATGGAAACGCACTTCAATCAAAAGAGTTTATTGATGGAACAGGACTTGAGCTATATGACTTTAATGCAAGATCATTGGATCACCAGATAGGTCGTTTTTGGCAAACAGACCCATTAATGGAACTGCATCTCAATTATACTCCTTATAATTTTGCACTTAATAACCCTATACTATTTGCGGACCCATTAGGATTAGACACTACTAGAGGAACTACAATACCTGAAAGTCCTAAAGATGGGGATGTTTTGGCTATTCCTGGTAGAAATGGGGGAGAATCATTTTACAGCTATTCTAATAATGGGGGATGGGTTGGTACAGGGATGAATGGAGGTACTTTAAATGAGGTTACTGTTGGCGTTTCAAGTACGTATAGTAATTATTTTAATGCTAAGGTCTATTATGGTAGCATATCAGATGGAGAAGGAATAGGAGCTCAAGATATGATCAATTTTGGGGTATCAACTTTAGGCCTAGGTATAAATATGTTTCAGACTAGGATGAATAATGACTTGAAAACCCTAATTAGAGGTGGATTACGAACTCCTGCAGCTCGTGGTACTAGAACTGCTTTGGTGAGGAGTTTAAAGAGCTTGGATAAAGTAGGTAAAAGACTTGGTTGGGTGGGAGCTGGTCTGACAGCTGTAAATTTAGCAAATAAATACGTTATGGATGGAGAGGGATTAACACGAAAAGATCTCTTTGATGCTGCGATTTCTGTAACTTTAGCGGTTGTCTCTATATCCAATCCTATTGGACTTGTAGGGTTAGGTGTATATGGGTTTCTTGATGCTACCGGGGCCTTAGATAATATAAAAGCATACGTTGGAATTGATGATACCGTAGTGCTTCCTAGCAAGCCTGAATACACTCTACATAATTTACTTCAATAA
- the argH gene encoding argininosuccinate lyase, translating to MKLWQKDKASLDAVEKFTVGKDREMDAFLAPFDVLGSMAHITMLQSIGLLEAEELTVLKQELKNIYKDIQDGNFVLEDGVEDIHSQVELLLTRRLGEVGKKIHSGRSRNDQVLVDLKLFLRHELETMVSSVKALFDLLQQKSEQYKNHLIPGYTHLQIAMPSSFGLWFGAYAESLVDDLTMLQGAYRVVNKNPLGSAAGYGSSFPLDREMTTRLLGFDSLNYNVVYAQMGRGKTEKIVAFALAGIAATIAKMAMDACLFMNQNFGFIGFPDELTTGSSIMPHKKNPDVWELIRSHGNKIQALPNEIAMMITNLPSGYHRDLQLLKENLFPAFRTLRDCIDMSRLMLENIRIKENILDDEKYQYLFSVEVVNNLVLQGTPFREAYKQVGMDIEHGTFAPSKEVNHTHAGSIGNLCTEQIAAQMDQVIKGFPFEAVDKAIRQLLNS from the coding sequence ATGAAACTGTGGCAAAAAGATAAAGCATCCCTGGATGCTGTTGAGAAATTCACGGTAGGAAAAGACCGTGAAATGGACGCTTTCCTGGCACCGTTTGACGTGCTGGGCTCTATGGCCCACATTACCATGCTGCAAAGCATTGGCCTGCTGGAAGCAGAAGAGCTGACTGTTTTAAAGCAGGAACTGAAGAACATATACAAAGACATACAGGATGGTAATTTTGTGTTGGAAGACGGTGTAGAAGATATTCACTCTCAGGTGGAACTGCTGCTCACCCGCCGCCTGGGCGAAGTAGGCAAAAAGATTCATAGTGGCCGCTCGCGCAATGATCAGGTTTTAGTAGACCTGAAACTCTTCCTGCGTCACGAACTGGAGACAATGGTCAGCTCCGTGAAAGCGCTGTTTGATCTGCTGCAACAGAAAAGCGAACAATACAAAAACCATCTGATCCCTGGTTATACACATCTGCAGATTGCTATGCCTTCTTCTTTCGGGCTGTGGTTTGGTGCTTATGCAGAAAGCCTGGTAGACGACCTCACCATGTTGCAGGGCGCTTACCGGGTGGTGAATAAAAACCCGCTGGGCTCTGCTGCCGGCTATGGTTCTTCGTTCCCCCTTGACCGTGAGATGACCACTCGTCTGCTTGGTTTCGATTCACTCAACTACAACGTCGTATACGCTCAGATGGGCCGCGGTAAAACGGAAAAGATCGTTGCCTTTGCATTGGCCGGCATTGCTGCCACCATCGCCAAAATGGCCATGGACGCCTGTTTGTTTATGAACCAGAACTTCGGCTTCATCGGTTTCCCGGATGAACTGACTACCGGTTCCAGCATCATGCCGCATAAAAAGAACCCGGACGTATGGGAACTGATCCGCTCTCATGGCAATAAAATACAGGCACTGCCCAACGAAATCGCCATGATGATCACCAACCTGCCTTCCGGCTACCACCGCGACCTGCAGCTGTTGAAAGAAAACCTGTTCCCCGCCTTCCGGACACTGCGCGACTGCATAGACATGAGCCGCCTCATGTTGGAAAACATCCGCATCAAAGAGAACATCCTCGATGATGAAAAATACCAATATCTGTTCAGCGTAGAAGTGGTGAACAACCTGGTACTACAGGGTACTCCTTTCCGTGAAGCATACAAACAGGTAGGCATGGATATCGAACACGGAACCTTTGCACCGTCGAAAGAAGTGAACCATACCCACGCCGGTAGTATCGGTAACCTCTGCACCGAGCAGATCGCTGCCCAGATGGACCAGGTGATTAAAGGGTTTCCTTTTGAGGCTGTGGATAAGGCGATTCGGCAGCTGTTGAATAGTTAA
- a CDS encoding M20 family metallo-hydrolase, translating into MWNEKLYDVAVALLKQLIATPSISREEDGTAQVISDFLTTMDIPHERHLNNIWAYNKHFDPAKRNILLNSHHDTVKPNPQYTRDPFSPDVEDGKLFGLGSNDAGGCLVSLIATFLHFYHRTDLAYNIILSATAEEEISGANGVESILSQLPAIDFAIVGEPTQTQLAIAEKGLMVLDCTSYGKAGHAAREEGENALYKALPDLNWFRDYRYPKVSDTLGPVKMSVTVIQTSNKAHNVVPADCSFVVDVRATDQYTLEELLEIIKANVSCEVKPRSMRMRPSFIPMDHPFVLAGISVGKTCYGSPTTSDQALIPATSVKMGPGDSARSHTADEYIYLEEIRDGIGSYIQLLEMIQ; encoded by the coding sequence ATGTGGAACGAAAAATTATACGACGTGGCCGTGGCGCTGTTGAAACAGCTCATCGCCACGCCTTCCATCAGCCGGGAAGAAGACGGCACCGCACAAGTGATCAGTGACTTCCTGACCACCATGGACATACCGCATGAGCGGCATCTCAACAATATCTGGGCCTACAACAAACACTTCGATCCGGCCAAACGTAATATACTCCTCAACTCCCATCACGATACTGTAAAGCCCAATCCACAATACACCCGCGACCCTTTCAGTCCGGATGTGGAAGACGGCAAACTCTTTGGCCTCGGCAGCAATGATGCCGGCGGTTGCCTCGTCAGCCTCATCGCCACCTTCCTGCACTTTTATCATCGTACAGACCTGGCATACAACATCATCCTCTCTGCCACTGCTGAAGAGGAAATCAGCGGCGCTAACGGCGTAGAGAGCATCCTCTCTCAACTGCCCGCCATCGATTTTGCGATCGTAGGCGAGCCTACCCAGACACAACTGGCCATCGCAGAAAAAGGGCTGATGGTGCTGGACTGCACCAGCTATGGTAAAGCAGGCCACGCTGCCAGAGAAGAAGGCGAGAACGCGCTGTACAAGGCATTGCCTGACCTCAACTGGTTCCGCGATTACCGTTACCCTAAAGTGTCTGACACCCTGGGTCCGGTGAAGATGAGCGTTACCGTGATACAGACGTCCAACAAAGCACACAACGTAGTGCCGGCAGACTGCAGCTTTGTAGTAGACGTACGCGCTACCGACCAGTACACACTGGAAGAACTGCTGGAGATCATCAAGGCCAACGTGAGCTGCGAAGTAAAACCACGTTCCATGCGTATGCGTCCTTCCTTCATCCCGATGGACCATCCGTTTGTTCTGGCCGGCATCTCCGTAGGAAAAACCTGTTATGGTTCTCCTACCACTTCAGACCAGGCGCTGATACCCGCCACCTCCGTGAAAATGGGCCCTGGCGATTCTGCCCGTTCACATACAGCAGATGAATATATCTACCTGGAAGAGATCCGTGATGGTATCGGTAGTTATATACAGTTGCTTGAAATGATACAGTAG